The following are encoded together in the Plasmodium reichenowi strain SY57 chromosome 3, whole genome shotgun sequence genome:
- a CDS encoding hypothetical protein (conserved Plasmodium protein, unknown function) — protein sequence MNIEERKKDIQTGIYEQEIFEELGQVLKEKFFKYINEANYEYYIYEEKEDKNLINYNKYEKEFVCKDRKKNNTSITYDHIYSFMSFKKFSGKSICIDYNGSYKYDNFDINEIDNDIEEKIIKNTYRKKNIFNEHNYNKNIFYDNTKGQIILRIQNIKRIISIIKNYTYCIHKLENGKKIKDSTILTKYPIDFNKLLLKLYNIENNIYEIIKHEQIYDPYWINNQKYYKYVNNYIYISPQKKKRIMKNNKNLNNYNTIYDVLLKYNMHSFTQDDTLCSSLQINKLTNIHFLNLLYFKYQNINTKYLFIHNKLYKYQDLLKSPLCFNDKENISSIFLSFFLFLNICLNENTYKRILNYIYLIKLKLKKKIQYIKHKTNKKLLNMLSNIKDLIINITINNKSHNKLSSYLSSIFNILTLQINENHKQTLQLYKKLLNCEININILSREVQNIKQITEMLNKKLDGNIQKWKNIKNETTAP from the coding sequence atgAATATTGAAGAGAGAAAGAAAGATATTCAAACTGGAATTTATGAACAAGAAATATTTGAAGAACTTGGTCAGGTACTTAAAGAAaaattctttaaatatataaatgaagcgaactatgaatattatatatatgaagaaaaggaagataagaatttgataaattataataaatatgagAAAGAATTTGTATGTAAGGAtagaaaaaagaataatacTTCTATAACATATgatcatatatattcttttatgtcttttaaaaaatttagtGGAAAAAGTATATGTATTGATTATAATGGAAGctataaatatgataatttcgatataaatgaaatagataatgatatagaagagaaaataataaaaaatacatataggaagaaaaatatatttaatgaacataattataataaaaatatattttatgataataCAAAAGGACAAATTATCTTAAGAATTCAAAACATAAAAAGGATAATTAGTATTATTAAGaattatacatattgtatacataaattagaaaatggaaaaaaaataaaggatAGTACTATTTTAACTAAATATCCTATAGACTTTAATAAATTACTTCtgaaattatataatatcgaaaataatatttatgaaattataaaacatGAACAAATATATGATCCTTACTGGATTAACaatcaaaaatattataaatatgttaataattatatatatatatcacctcaaaaaaaaaaaagaattatgaaaaataataaaaatttaaataattataatactatatatgatgtattattgaaatataatatgcaTAGTTTTACACAAGATGATACTTTATGTTCATCActacaaataaataaattaacaaatattcattttttaaatttattatattttaaatatcaaaatataaatacgaaatatttatttattcataataaattatataaatatcaaGACTTATTAAAAAGTCCACTATGTTTTAATGacaaagaaaatatttcatcAATCTTTTTATCCttcttcttatttttaaatatttgtCTAAATGAAAATACCTACAAAAGAATACTTAATTATATCTATTTAAtcaaattaaaattaaaaaagaaaatacaatatataaaacacAAAACGAATAAAAAacttttaaatatgttatCAAATATTAAGGATCTTATAATCAACATAactattaataataaatcacACAACaaattatcatcatatttatcATCCATATTTAATATCCTAACAttacaaataaatgaaaacCATAAACAAACTCTACAATTGTATAAGAAACTCCTAAATTgtgaaataaatattaacatattGTCCCGTGAAGTTCAAAATATTAAGCAAATCACAGAAAtgttaaataaaaaattagatggaaatattcaaaaatggaaaaatataaaaaacgAAACTACAGCaccataa
- a CDS encoding hypothetical protein (conserved Plasmodium protein, unknown function), with protein sequence MELIDAGCFISQMNELLLIDPLYINYVITNYFNNYINDKNVLLPQEGLNGVYFENAKAGLWSSFAIREKTSFSSYNMTEESYGNNSTYNMYSNKGYNNEMVHSFICFNNSELMHQYLTIDKINELKWKTYEVNNNNVSIKKNEENKNDNKSDHINDNNNNNNNNNNNNNNDNNDNNDNNSNNNIINSNNKYNNNCVSKYFTNILTIEGGQVGLFCVESIKKCSNILLEKHAKPDINSKEELDILFNKNMNNLYPWYNKICNMTLSSSITIIDFIDMPIGSVCVSSSDCVFNYLCEVVTDDITGEIWAIRVNFLNPLK encoded by the coding sequence atGGAGTTAATTGATGCGGGATGCTTTATTTCTCAAATGAATGAACTTCTATTAATTGATCCTCTTTACATAAACTATGTTATtacaaattattttaataattatataaatgataagaATGTATTGTTACCTCAAGAAGGTTTAAATGGTGTATACTTTGAGAATGCCAAAGCTGGGTTATGGTCATCATTTGCTATAAGAGAAAAAACTTCTTTCTCATCTTATAATATGACCGAAGAAAGTTATGGTAATAACTCGacttataatatgtattcGAATAAGggttataataatgaaatggttcattcatttatttgtttCAATAATTCAGAGTTAATGCATCAATATTTAACTATTgataaaattaatgaaCTGAAGTGGAAAACATATGAAGtgaacaataataatgtaagtataaaaaaaaatgaagaaaataaaaatgataacaAGAGTGatcatataaatgataataataataataataataataataataataataataataatgataataatgataataatgataataatagtaataataatattattaatagtaataataaatataataataattgtgTCTCAAAATATTTCACAAACATACTAACAATCGAAGGAGGACAAGTTGGATTATTTTGTGTTGAAtcaattaaaaaatgttccAATATTCTTCTTGAGAAGCATGCAAAACCTGATATTAATAGTAAAGAAGaattagatatattatttaataaaaatatgaataatttatatccatggtataataaaatatgtaatatgacattatcatcatctaTCACTATTATTGATTTTATTGATATGCCCATTGGAAGTGTTTGTGTATCTTCATCAGATTGtgtttttaattatttatgcGAAGTAGTAACTGATGATATTACAGGGGAAATCTGGGCCATACGAGTTAATTTCCTGAACCCACTAAAATGA
- a CDS encoding protein phosphatase inhibitor 2, putative, with product MKKKVDKSVTKKTISWDEVTINEQDKERGSRMKILEPNTPFNFILMDSASEDEASKYGDVKGSEEGQNNIADDLINKLNQLVEKQENKGVSNIDFKEKRKKHYNEYKMLQKLRKSGTLDDIDEEYQADNKDSNCDNSNVNESEE from the exons atgaaaaaaaaagttgATAAATCCGTTAC aaaaaaaacaatatcATGGGATGAAGTAACAATAAATGAACAAGATAAAGAAAGAGGTTCAAGgatgaaaatattagaGCCTAATACCCCCttcaattttattttaatg GATAGTGCTTCAGAAGATGAAGCATCAAAGTATGGGGATGTGAAAGGAAGTGAAGAAGGACAA AATAATATTGCTGATGATttgataaataaattaaatcaACTTGTGGAAAAGCAAGAAAATAAAGGAGTCTCGAATATTGACTTTAAGgagaaaagaaaaaagcACTACAATGAATATAAGATGTTACAAAAATTAAG AAAATCGGGAACATTAGATGATATTGATGAAGAGTATCAAGCAGATAATAAAGATTCAAATTGTGATAATAGTAATGTGAATGAATCCGAAGAATAA
- a CDS encoding SNARE protein, with the protein MCDVVLLCRVSDGMTLVETNSETKSISHKLELKKLCKKLYSFPNLSTVTSNNFNYHFLIENGIAYIAVFPVTYPKKLAFLFLNDICKQFNEELMIQYGTHSIDYRSIIETIEKPYSFIKFDRKITKIKQEYKDPRSNIAIKKLNESLNEVSSIMKKNIDDILMRGENLEDVGRKAFNLKYESEKFKKVSRVLNLKYALYQYGILASIVIFFFLIIIFKNYF; encoded by the exons atGTGCGATGTAGTATTACTTTGTAGAGTTAGTGATGGAATGACTTTGGTCGAAACGAATAGTGAGACAAAAAGTATTTCACATAAAttagaattaaaaaagttatgtaaaaaattatactCTTTTCCAAATTTATCAACTGTTACATCTAACAATTTTAATTACca tTTTCTTATTGAAAATGGCATAGCTTATATAGCTGTATTTCCTGTTACGTACCCAAAAAAATTAgcttttttatttttaaacgATATTTGTAAACAATTTAATGAAg AACTTATGATACAATATGGAACACATTCAATAGATTATAGGTCAATTATCGAAACCATAGAAAAGCCATActcatttattaaatttg atagaaaaattacaaaaataaaacaagAATATAAAGACCCTCGTTCTAATATAgcaataaaaaaattaaatgaaagTTTAAATGAAGTTAGCAGCATTATGAAGAAGAATATAGACGATATATTGATGAGGGGCGAAAATTTGGAAG ATGTTGGAAGGAAGGCATTTAATCTAAAATATGAATCGGAAAAG TTTAAGAAGGTTTCCAGGGTATTAAATCTAAAATATGCATTATATCAATATGGAATATTGGCATCAAtagttatatttttttttttaattataatttttaaaaattatttctaa